In Paenibacillus sp. G2S3, a single window of DNA contains:
- a CDS encoding ABC transporter substrate-binding protein — MRKNAIVITSLLLTGSLLLSACANNSNNESSSANNAAAGSNSTNVEATTTPETVPAGALSEPFTATDLSKLPAVAQKRTDTIIVGLTDPSGAFTPYFQQSGYDGNVSSLLYASLVTVDDKGVPTPELAESWDVSDDQLTYTFHLRKDLKFSDGSPLTADDVAFTWTIQYDKSYDGSSQLPSLNVKGGKAYKEGTSTAIEGIKVIDPQTISVTLEQPNATALVQLGSNVLSKAYYGKDYKFGDLEYIKKLHEKPLGDGPYKLEKFIPGQEVRFVANENYFKGKPKTEHFIYKTTEGDVWQFVETGEVDYASFSATEENIEKLKALGFVNIIPYTPSTYGYLQVNLKHEQLKDKLVRQAIVYGLDRQSIYVDAAQGAGSIANIPASPISWSYTEEGINPYKYDPEKAKQLLDEAGWTVGAGGIREKDGKPLSIHYLGSKSKNTDIFIAVAKENFEALGIDFQPEVFADFNSLVSKVEGGDYDLVSFSTSMLTDPADGFMQFFDGEITDYDNPKFLELYNKALATTDIEARKAVYKELYQLFNDELPIIFTSYKKTVYAYNGRIENLSVSPFIGLAGSLPTWSLK, encoded by the coding sequence ATGAGAAAAAATGCGATTGTAATCACTTCATTACTGCTTACGGGTTCACTGTTACTTTCTGCTTGCGCTAACAACAGTAATAACGAATCCTCGTCCGCGAACAATGCGGCTGCGGGGTCCAATTCAACCAATGTGGAAGCAACAACTACACCAGAGACTGTTCCTGCGGGTGCGCTAAGCGAGCCTTTTACCGCAACCGATTTGTCCAAACTTCCAGCAGTTGCACAGAAACGTACAGACACCATTATCGTAGGGTTAACGGACCCGAGTGGAGCTTTTACTCCATATTTTCAGCAAAGTGGTTATGATGGCAATGTATCTTCACTGCTATATGCTTCACTAGTAACAGTAGACGATAAAGGCGTTCCGACACCGGAGCTTGCAGAGAGCTGGGATGTTTCGGATGATCAGCTTACATACACATTCCACTTGAGAAAAGATCTGAAATTCAGCGACGGCTCACCCTTGACAGCGGATGACGTAGCCTTTACTTGGACGATCCAATATGACAAATCGTATGACGGTAGCTCCCAGCTTCCATCACTAAATGTTAAAGGCGGCAAAGCCTATAAAGAAGGTACTTCTACAGCGATAGAAGGGATTAAAGTGATTGATCCACAGACGATTTCAGTGACGCTTGAGCAACCAAACGCAACAGCGCTGGTACAGCTCGGCTCGAATGTATTGTCGAAAGCTTACTATGGCAAGGACTATAAATTCGGAGATCTTGAATATATTAAAAAGCTTCATGAGAAGCCACTCGGGGATGGACCTTACAAGCTGGAGAAATTTATTCCGGGGCAAGAAGTGCGTTTTGTAGCGAATGAGAATTATTTCAAAGGTAAACCAAAGACGGAGCATTTCATTTATAAAACTACGGAAGGCGATGTATGGCAGTTCGTAGAAACGGGTGAGGTGGACTACGCTTCCTTTAGTGCGACAGAAGAGAATATCGAGAAGCTGAAAGCGCTCGGTTTTGTGAATATTATTCCTTACACTCCAAGCACCTACGGTTATCTGCAAGTCAATCTGAAGCATGAGCAGCTCAAGGATAAGCTTGTACGTCAAGCCATTGTGTACGGTCTGGATCGTCAGAGTATTTATGTAGACGCAGCACAAGGTGCAGGCTCCATTGCCAACATCCCGGCATCCCCTATCTCTTGGTCTTACACAGAGGAGGGCATTAATCCTTACAAATATGATCCGGAAAAAGCTAAACAATTGCTCGATGAAGCAGGCTGGACGGTAGGCGCTGGTGGTATCCGTGAAAAAGATGGCAAACCGCTTAGCATTCATTACCTCGGCTCTAAGAGCAAAAACACCGATATTTTCATCGCTGTAGCTAAAGAGAATTTTGAAGCACTGGGTATCGATTTCCAGCCGGAGGTATTCGCAGACTTTAACTCTCTGGTATCTAAGGTAGAAGGTGGGGACTACGACCTCGTATCCTTCTCCACTAGTATGTTGACTGATCCGGCTGATGGGTTCATGCAGTTCTTCGATGGAGAAATCACTGATTATGACAATCCGAAATTCCTGGAGCTATACAATAAAGCCTTAGCTACTACTGATATTGAAGCCCGCAAAGCGGTATACAAAGAGCTGTACCAGCTCTTCAATGATGAACTGCCTATTATTTTCACAAGTTACAAAAAGACTGTATACGCCTATAACGGACGTATTGAGAATCTATCGGTTAGCCCGTTCATTGGGCTTGCTGGCAGTCTGCCAACTTGGAGCCTGAAATAA
- a CDS encoding winged helix-turn-helix domain-containing protein, with translation MEYKVEVEFGSIYELLNSLHTYLCKKSYKKIDLGGAWVNEIESTLSEELLSRLKETELNNEWKMLNLLIYCCPFKDDVDSVLNWIEGLSVGELYETLSKYVKVFPSHMEDYRNRVVFLLSEWNRQYFSQCNPAILSKLQQHVDLKNMELNELETADFVNKTTNGFYFIPTDGLKKLVLIPQYHFQPANIIYCYGELTICHYAAWISIENEEISPFMYRAIRSLSEKSRLKILQALSSGRKTFTEIVKHAGISKGIVHDHIFNLRCAGLLHAYIEGENVTGYSLRLEGIHRMNEQLFEYLK, from the coding sequence GTGGAATACAAGGTTGAGGTTGAATTTGGATCGATTTATGAATTATTGAACAGCTTACATACTTATCTCTGCAAAAAATCCTATAAGAAGATTGATCTAGGGGGAGCGTGGGTTAACGAAATCGAAAGCACCCTTAGTGAAGAGCTGCTATCTCGTCTGAAGGAAACCGAACTAAACAATGAGTGGAAAATGTTGAATCTGCTCATTTACTGTTGTCCATTCAAGGATGATGTAGACAGTGTGCTAAACTGGATTGAAGGGTTATCTGTTGGCGAGTTATATGAGACCTTATCAAAATATGTAAAGGTATTTCCAAGCCATATGGAGGATTACCGTAATCGCGTAGTATTTTTACTCTCCGAATGGAACCGCCAGTACTTTAGTCAATGCAACCCTGCCATTCTGAGCAAATTACAGCAGCATGTAGATTTAAAGAACATGGAGCTTAATGAACTGGAAACGGCTGATTTTGTGAACAAGACGACCAACGGATTTTACTTCATTCCCACGGATGGGCTCAAGAAGCTCGTTCTGATTCCGCAGTATCATTTTCAGCCTGCTAATATCATTTATTGCTACGGTGAATTAACGATCTGTCATTATGCGGCTTGGATTTCGATAGAGAACGAGGAAATTTCACCTTTTATGTATAGAGCCATTCGCAGTCTGAGTGAAAAAAGCCGCCTGAAAATCCTCCAAGCCCTTAGCAGTGGCCGCAAAACGTTTACCGAAATCGTAAAGCATGCGGGAATCTCGAAGGGGATCGTTCATGATCATATTTTTAATCTTCGTTGTGCAGGTTTGCTTCATGCCTATATTGAAGGGGAGAATGTCACTGGATATAGTCTGCGTCTGGAAGGCATTCATCGGATGAACGAGCAGCTATTTGAGTATTTAAAATAA
- a CDS encoding GNAT family N-acetyltransferase: MQIQNGTGRFFVANDGKDLAEITYSLDKEAGELVIDHTRVSEELRGQGTGEELVRAVVDKARSENLKIVPVCSYAAHQFEKHPEYKDVLSGNTGERD, translated from the coding sequence ATGCAAATTCAAAATGGAACAGGACGTTTTTTTGTTGCGAATGACGGTAAGGACCTTGCCGAGATCACATACAGTTTGGATAAAGAGGCTGGGGAATTGGTCATTGACCACACTCGTGTCTCTGAGGAACTGCGCGGTCAAGGTACCGGTGAAGAACTTGTACGGGCTGTTGTAGATAAAGCTCGAAGTGAAAATTTGAAAATTGTTCCTGTGTGCTCCTATGCAGCTCATCAATTCGAGAAGCATCCGGAGTATAAGGACGTGCTGAGCGGGAACACAGGCGAGCGAGACTGA
- a CDS encoding GNAT family N-acetyltransferase, translating into MTTTDTLKNIEELQERCEQYDGISLKLNWEMLRQPSSVGDTEWLVTYEDDLLVGFLGLYGFGSDMEVCGMVRPGYRRRGIFTSLWNRAQTIIKRNNVTTLLLNAPAASSSGAAFLQTLPLQFNHAEYQMKWGGNTVASSEASSATGTVILRPAREDEAPILVELDCGGFDIKTEDAAELYDLQKQEGLQEHIMIEMDGQPVGKMRLWTEDNETWIYGFTVSKKLRGLGIGRSALLQTIERERKNYNGVNLEVALDNPNALKLYESCGFVIQNKQDYYRYIG; encoded by the coding sequence TTGACTACTACTGATACTTTGAAAAACATAGAAGAATTACAAGAACGCTGTGAGCAATATGACGGAATCTCACTGAAATTGAATTGGGAAATGCTTCGCCAGCCATCAAGCGTAGGGGATACGGAATGGCTCGTGACCTATGAAGATGATTTACTCGTCGGCTTCTTAGGACTTTATGGATTCGGAAGCGATATGGAAGTTTGTGGTATGGTTCGACCAGGTTACCGTCGACGGGGGATCTTCACCTCTCTGTGGAACCGAGCTCAGACTATTATCAAACGTAACAATGTTACTACCCTACTGCTAAATGCTCCCGCAGCCTCATCATCTGGAGCTGCATTCCTGCAAACACTACCTCTACAGTTTAATCATGCGGAATACCAAATGAAATGGGGCGGAAATACAGTTGCTTCTTCTGAAGCAAGCTCAGCGACAGGGACTGTGATCTTACGACCTGCTCGTGAAGACGAAGCTCCTATTCTTGTCGAGCTGGATTGTGGCGGCTTTGACATAAAGACAGAAGATGCCGCCGAACTCTATGACCTGCAGAAACAGGAAGGCCTGCAAGAACATATTATGATCGAAATGGACGGACAACCTGTGGGTAAAATGCGGCTGTGGACCGAAGATAATGAAACCTGGATTTATGGATTTACCGTCAGCAAGAAGCTACGGGGGCTTGGTATTGGTCGAAGTGCACTTCTTCAAACGATCGAACGAGAACGTAAAAACTATAATGGAGTTAATCTCGAGGTTGCTCTAGATAATCCGAATGCGCTTAAGCTATATGAAAGCTGTGGCTTTGTCATTCAGAATAAACAGGATTATTACCGTTATATCGGCTAA
- a CDS encoding flavodoxin gives MTKVLVAYASLTGNTEEMAELIVEGIRQAGGEAVLKSVTECNAVEINSYEGVLLGAYTWGDGELPDEALDFYDEMDELDLTAMKSAVFGSGDTGYAIYCGAVDLIVEKLKERGAVILQDSLKIEYGPNAAEKEACRQFGRQFIEACMVAS, from the coding sequence ATGACTAAAGTGCTAGTGGCATATGCAAGTTTAACTGGAAACACTGAGGAAATGGCTGAATTGATTGTAGAGGGAATACGCCAAGCAGGAGGTGAAGCCGTTTTGAAATCGGTCACTGAATGCAATGCGGTTGAGATAAATTCATATGAAGGCGTTCTGCTAGGAGCATACACTTGGGGAGATGGAGAGCTTCCAGATGAAGCTCTAGATTTCTATGACGAGATGGATGAGCTTGATTTGACCGCTATGAAGTCAGCAGTTTTTGGTAGTGGAGACACAGGTTACGCGATTTATTGTGGAGCCGTGGACTTAATCGTGGAGAAGTTAAAGGAACGTGGTGCTGTAATATTACAGGATAGCCTAAAGATTGAATATGGACCGAACGCTGCTGAAAAAGAAGCTTGCCGTCAATTTGGTCGTCAATTTATCGAAGCTTGTATGGTGGCATCATAG
- a CDS encoding VOC family protein — MISSFEGTNIYTKDTAALAAFYSEVLGIPIPFEGYGNFDGAKIGFDKKQPGIIIWDATKWEKLTTGFVNLVFGCDNLDETYEQLKAKGLDCQPPVTMAYGGKEMNFRDPEGNHITLLEGAY; from the coding sequence ATGATTTCGTCTTTTGAAGGTACAAACATCTACACTAAGGATACTGCAGCGTTGGCTGCATTTTATTCGGAGGTGCTAGGTATTCCAATCCCGTTTGAAGGCTATGGCAATTTTGATGGGGCAAAGATTGGATTCGACAAAAAACAGCCTGGAATCATCATTTGGGATGCGACGAAATGGGAAAAGCTCACGACTGGCTTTGTTAATTTAGTATTCGGCTGCGATAATCTCGATGAGACGTATGAGCAGTTAAAGGCTAAGGGGCTGGATTGCCAGCCACCGGTTACGATGGCATATGGCGGGAAAGAAATGAACTTCCGCGATCCTGAGGGTAACCACATTACCTTGCTCGAAGGAGCATACTAA
- a CDS encoding helix-turn-helix domain-containing protein: protein MFNLAPLYFPITANPAQTSEFLPSQALRPYIRCFWGSVTPPIRTEASVHVVDKTSGYEPRMETIIPDTCMDIIWDLDKSTGIATSVFSGINDAPFEVPSDRGEGMISRFGIRFHFWAVHFFTDDHLRDVLNAFVDVDQYFGTFKRELGLLLEQENSMMERIAAAEAYLIQRLERGGRSNDRMMNAVYTLIKQKGVVTAEDLEASSNLSRRQLERLFQEYIGVSPKKTADLVRFQNVWREMYQLPAQTKNMQDLIFAYGFSHQPHFINSFKKYAGRTPLDALVYAGR, encoded by the coding sequence ATGTTCAATCTCGCACCTCTATATTTCCCGATAACTGCAAATCCAGCACAAACTAGTGAATTTCTACCCAGTCAAGCTTTGCGGCCATATATTCGCTGTTTCTGGGGCTCTGTTACACCTCCTATTCGCACAGAGGCATCCGTTCACGTAGTGGACAAGACATCTGGTTACGAACCTCGAATGGAAACAATTATTCCAGATACATGCATGGACATTATTTGGGATTTAGATAAATCAACCGGGATAGCAACATCTGTTTTTTCTGGCATCAATGATGCTCCATTTGAAGTGCCTTCAGACAGAGGGGAAGGTATGATTTCGCGATTCGGTATCCGATTTCATTTCTGGGCCGTTCATTTTTTTACGGATGACCATCTCCGGGATGTCTTGAATGCATTTGTGGATGTGGACCAATACTTTGGTACTTTTAAGAGAGAGTTAGGATTACTGCTGGAACAAGAAAATTCTATGATGGAAAGGATAGCGGCGGCTGAGGCTTATCTAATTCAGCGTCTTGAGCGTGGTGGACGTTCTAATGATCGGATGATGAATGCAGTTTATACCCTAATTAAGCAAAAGGGTGTAGTAACAGCTGAGGATTTGGAAGCCAGCTCTAATCTAAGTAGACGTCAACTAGAAAGACTGTTTCAAGAATACATAGGTGTATCACCTAAAAAAACAGCTGACCTTGTGCGATTTCAGAATGTATGGCGAGAAATGTATCAACTGCCTGCGCAGACGAAGAATATGCAGGATCTTATTTTTGCGTATGGATTCAGTCACCAGCCTCATTTTATTAATAGTTTCAAGAAATATGCAGGAAGAACACCCCTTGACGCTTTGGTCTATGCTGGCAGATAA
- a CDS encoding class I SAM-dependent methyltransferase: MYIASDWKDYEVIDTGGGEKLERWGDIILRRPDPQIIWPLSNETAKWRDVHGHYHRSSAGGGQWEMKKTIPDDWKISYGKLKFHLRPTNFKHTGLFPEQAANWSWMMDKIAAANRPISVLNLFAYTGGATVAAASAGASVVHVDAAKGMVQWAKENVQLSGLGERPVRYITDDVFKFVQREQRRGSKYDAIIMDPPSYGRGPGGEMWKLESSLYPFLESCMQIMSDKPLFMLINSYTTGISPTVLRNMLSMTMGKRYGGKLTSGEIGLPITSSGMNLPCGILGRWEA, from the coding sequence ATGTATATAGCTAGCGACTGGAAAGACTATGAAGTAATTGACACTGGCGGTGGAGAGAAGCTTGAACGTTGGGGTGACATTATCCTGCGCCGTCCTGATCCACAAATTATTTGGCCGCTCTCCAATGAGACAGCGAAATGGCGTGATGTACACGGTCATTATCATCGTTCCTCAGCTGGTGGTGGACAATGGGAAATGAAAAAAACGATTCCGGATGACTGGAAGATTAGTTACGGTAAATTAAAATTCCACCTGCGTCCTACGAATTTTAAGCATACAGGGTTATTTCCTGAACAAGCGGCTAACTGGAGCTGGATGATGGACAAGATTGCAGCTGCTAACCGGCCAATCTCAGTGCTAAATCTATTTGCTTACACTGGTGGAGCTACTGTAGCCGCAGCAAGTGCTGGCGCTTCTGTAGTTCACGTGGATGCAGCTAAAGGTATGGTGCAATGGGCGAAGGAAAATGTACAGCTGTCCGGCCTGGGCGAGCGTCCAGTTCGCTACATCACGGATGACGTATTCAAATTCGTACAACGTGAACAACGTCGTGGTAGTAAGTATGATGCGATTATTATGGACCCGCCTTCCTATGGAAGAGGACCTGGCGGAGAAATGTGGAAGCTGGAATCCAGCTTATATCCATTCCTTGAGAGCTGTATGCAAATTATGAGCGATAAGCCTTTGTTTATGCTAATCAATTCTTACACTACCGGAATCTCTCCAACCGTACTACGTAATATGTTGTCTATGACTATGGGCAAACGTTATGGTGGAAAGCTCACCTCTGGTGAAATCGGTCTTCCGATTACTTCCTCCGGTATGAATCTGCCATGCGGTATTCTGGGACGCTGGGAGGCGTAA
- a CDS encoding RluA family pseudouridine synthase, with protein sequence MTQHLSGSNEPLDGGSQRFEILYEDNHLLGIVKPVNIPVQEDATGDPDLLNLLKEDVKERFNKPGNVYMGLVHRLDRPVGGAMIFAKTSKAASRLSECVRTHSFHKVYLTVVHGKPPASHGRLTDTLLKDAKSNTVTVVRKGTPGGKEAILDYTVLGSAEGYSLLKIDLLTGRSHQIRVQLSSIGCPLYGDQKYGASVNRPGQQIALWSALVGFPHPVTKEEVELISLPPQTHPWDLWSKELQKKAIH encoded by the coding sequence ATGACACAGCATTTATCTGGCAGCAATGAGCCGCTGGACGGAGGATCACAGCGATTTGAAATATTGTACGAAGATAACCATCTTCTCGGTATTGTGAAGCCTGTGAATATTCCTGTTCAGGAGGATGCTACTGGGGATCCTGATCTGCTGAACCTGCTCAAAGAAGATGTGAAGGAACGTTTCAATAAGCCCGGCAACGTCTATATGGGTCTGGTCCACCGTTTGGATCGACCGGTTGGGGGTGCAATGATCTTCGCCAAGACTTCTAAAGCAGCCTCAAGACTATCCGAGTGTGTCAGAACTCACAGCTTTCATAAGGTGTACTTAACGGTCGTGCACGGAAAACCACCAGCATCTCATGGCCGTCTTACCGATACACTGCTTAAAGACGCCAAGAGCAATACCGTCACTGTAGTCCGGAAAGGAACACCCGGCGGTAAGGAGGCTATTCTGGATTACACGGTGCTTGGCAGTGCAGAGGGCTATAGCCTGCTCAAGATCGATTTGCTTACCGGTCGTTCACACCAAATTCGAGTGCAGCTTAGCTCCATTGGCTGCCCGTTATACGGTGATCAGAAGTATGGGGCTTCAGTGAACAGACCTGGACAGCAAATTGCACTGTGGTCTGCACTTGTAGGCTTTCCCCACCCTGTAACTAAAGAAGAAGTAGAACTTATTTCCCTGCCCCCGCAAACCCATCCTTGGGATTTATGGTCCAAGGAATTACAAAAGAAGGCTATCCATTAA
- a CDS encoding MarR family transcriptional regulator: MHASEFSKIWHKILKDYKLHMDSNLAPSLTDAQLTVLELLQERDAMKPSDLAPHLATSPAAVTMLLDRMEKNGLIIRERDAADRRIVWVSITEIGTQETARGLKIRSDFFAEALDPISSHNQQLLLYLMGKMVVTTTPEGSTP; encoded by the coding sequence GTGCACGCTTCTGAATTCAGTAAAATTTGGCATAAAATTTTAAAAGATTACAAACTACATATGGATAGTAATCTTGCCCCATCGCTAACGGATGCCCAACTCACAGTACTTGAACTGCTTCAGGAACGTGATGCCATGAAGCCTTCTGATCTGGCTCCACATCTGGCGACCAGTCCTGCAGCGGTTACTATGTTACTTGATCGGATGGAGAAAAATGGGCTTATCATTCGGGAGAGAGATGCTGCGGATCGCCGTATTGTATGGGTGAGTATAACGGAAATTGGAACGCAGGAGACTGCACGTGGTTTGAAGATCCGAAGTGATTTTTTTGCAGAAGCGCTTGATCCGATTTCCTCTCATAACCAACAGCTACTACTCTATTTAATGGGCAAAATGGTTGTTACAACTACACCGGAGGGTTCTACACCATGA
- the gyrA gene encoding DNA gyrase subunit A translates to MSSLSEQFLPAFLEEVVGDRFGRYSKYIIQDRAIPDVRDGLKPVQRRILYAMYDSGNTPDKPYRKSAKTVGDVMGNYHPHGDSSIYDGMVRMAQPWKMGHVLVDGHGNWGSMDDDPAAAMRYTEARLSPIAMEMMRDIEKRTVLFKDNFDNTAKEPVVVPSRYPNLLVNGTSGISAGFATEIPPHNLREVIDACIAVMQKPDIELEDIMTFMKGPDFPTGGTIMGGDGIMDAYRTGKGRIYLRSKTEIENMRGGKQQIVITEVPFQIVKSRLVTSMENIRLEKKIDGIAEVRDESGREGLRIVVELKKEADAQGVLAYLLKKTDLQITYNFNMVAIVNKAPQQLGLKAILEAYIAHQREVVTHRTQFDLERAEDRAHVLEGLVKALNILDEIIAAIKASKNRQDAQNNLVWMFGFSERQADSILTLQLYRLTNLEITSLQKELDEMMAKITHLRGILESDKKLVAVIRKELLEIRDKYGIDRRSLIQGEVEELKVSLETLVNAEEVLVALSADGYIKRTSMLSFTRSGGERQTSGVKEGDHIVKLLDVNTRDSLLVFTRKGQYFLLPVHQIPEFKWKEPGTAIVNVIGLSKGDGIISVIPVNNLDDPQQSLVFITRRGQVKRTELKEYSTSRSGAVAACKVADGDEIITVATSTNDKDIVLVTREGMSIRFHENEVNPMGRVASGVRGIQLREGDEVISSFWVSEDEGEILSISDIGYAKRSLLVDYPSQSRGGKGMPTFEFKEGKRVRPNGSRLAGAYYCREPLELNAITRENAHHTFSSESAPLGERRSTGKQIVPVEKKDEIVNLFPAVK, encoded by the coding sequence GTGAGTAGTTTATCAGAACAATTTTTGCCGGCTTTTCTGGAAGAGGTCGTCGGTGACCGCTTTGGTCGGTATTCCAAATATATTATTCAGGACCGGGCGATTCCCGATGTACGCGATGGACTTAAGCCTGTACAGCGCCGGATTCTTTATGCGATGTACGATTCTGGCAATACGCCTGACAAGCCATACCGCAAGTCAGCCAAAACCGTCGGGGATGTAATGGGTAATTACCATCCACATGGTGACTCCTCGATTTACGATGGTATGGTTCGTATGGCACAGCCATGGAAGATGGGGCATGTACTTGTTGACGGTCACGGCAACTGGGGCTCGATGGACGATGACCCAGCTGCGGCAATGCGTTATACAGAAGCGCGGCTATCTCCGATTGCAATGGAGATGATGCGAGATATCGAGAAGCGGACGGTACTGTTTAAGGACAACTTTGACAATACAGCCAAAGAGCCTGTTGTTGTACCTTCTCGTTATCCGAATCTACTTGTAAATGGCACGAGTGGGATTTCCGCAGGTTTTGCCACTGAGATTCCGCCACATAACCTACGTGAGGTTATTGATGCTTGTATCGCAGTGATGCAGAAACCGGATATTGAGCTTGAAGATATCATGACCTTTATGAAAGGTCCGGATTTCCCTACAGGCGGCACTATTATGGGCGGAGACGGCATTATGGATGCTTACCGCACAGGAAAAGGCCGTATTTATTTACGCTCCAAGACTGAGATCGAGAATATGCGTGGCGGCAAGCAACAAATCGTGATTACAGAAGTTCCATTCCAGATTGTAAAATCACGACTGGTTACCTCCATGGAGAATATTCGGTTAGAGAAGAAGATCGATGGCATTGCTGAAGTGCGTGATGAGAGTGGACGAGAAGGACTTCGGATTGTAGTTGAACTTAAGAAAGAAGCGGATGCCCAAGGCGTTTTGGCATATCTGCTCAAAAAAACCGATCTTCAAATCACCTATAACTTCAATATGGTGGCGATCGTCAACAAAGCTCCGCAACAGCTTGGTCTTAAAGCCATCCTGGAGGCCTATATCGCGCATCAGCGTGAAGTAGTGACTCATCGCACCCAATTTGATCTGGAGCGCGCAGAAGACCGTGCTCATGTCTTAGAAGGCTTGGTTAAAGCGCTGAATATTCTAGATGAGATCATCGCTGCCATCAAAGCATCGAAGAACCGGCAGGATGCTCAGAACAATCTCGTGTGGATGTTCGGCTTCAGTGAACGTCAAGCGGATTCCATCCTTACCTTGCAGTTGTATCGTCTGACCAATTTGGAGATTACCTCTCTCCAAAAAGAATTGGATGAAATGATGGCAAAGATTACACATCTGCGTGGCATATTGGAAAGTGACAAGAAGCTCGTAGCTGTTATCCGCAAGGAATTACTGGAGATCCGCGACAAATACGGGATCGATCGCCGTTCGCTGATCCAAGGCGAAGTAGAGGAGCTTAAGGTTAGCCTTGAAACGCTGGTGAACGCGGAGGAAGTGTTAGTTGCACTTTCAGCTGATGGTTATATTAAGCGAACTAGTATGCTTTCCTTTACCCGTTCTGGTGGTGAACGTCAAACTTCAGGGGTTAAAGAGGGCGATCATATCGTCAAGCTGCTTGATGTAAATACCCGTGATAGTTTATTGGTATTTACGCGCAAGGGACAGTACTTCTTGCTTCCTGTTCATCAGATTCCAGAGTTTAAATGGAAAGAACCTGGTACAGCGATTGTTAACGTTATCGGATTGTCTAAAGGGGATGGCATCATTAGCGTGATTCCGGTCAATAATCTTGATGATCCGCAGCAAAGTCTAGTGTTTATCACCCGCAGAGGTCAGGTTAAGCGTACAGAGCTCAAGGAATACTCTACAAGCCGTTCTGGAGCCGTAGCAGCCTGTAAGGTAGCTGATGGGGATGAGATCATTACAGTGGCTACTAGTACGAATGACAAGGACATTGTACTCGTGACTCGTGAGGGAATGAGTATTAGGTTCCATGAGAATGAAGTTAATCCTATGGGGCGTGTTGCATCCGGTGTAAGAGGCATTCAGCTTCGTGAGGGCGATGAGGTGATTTCTTCCTTCTGGGTTAGTGAAGATGAAGGTGAGATCCTTTCCATCTCCGATATCGGATATGCGAAGCGTTCACTGCTAGTGGATTATCCATCTCAAAGTCGTGGTGGCAAAGGGATGCCAACCTTTGAATTTAAGGAAGGCAAGCGAGTACGACCAAATGGCAGCAGATTGGCGGGGGCCTACTATTGCAGAGAGCCGCTGGAACTGAATGCAATTACACGGGAGAATGCACATCATACGTTCTCTTCTGAATCTGCACCACTTGGAGAACGTCGTTCTACAGGCAAACAGATTGTTCCCGTGGAGAAAAAGGATGAGATTGTTAATCTTTTCCCAGCAGTTAAGTAA